The Methanomassiliicoccales archaeon genome has a segment encoding these proteins:
- a CDS encoding YkgJ family cysteine cluster protein codes for MPEPLPLDLSELEGRKFICQDPCKLCCLCQPECLPEEVDFFKKNHPDHLVLKKEPHRHYALTLKKGQGSCAFLNQGLCEVYAHRPHFCRQFPFHIHVGSRAQVELDLSCRGVWLDQGEEAMSEGLRLVQTNEENIRRTLKESVPVYREFNLNCQDAGLDVDVPKVRSQISARLDQMTDLRLIASLLEASVEDEELSIPDLLAKPSLEGSTMAELSQSALEMVTDSLAADELFQAPIYCAPDGVWNMFRVAGQRVERHVLDVSGDVRKVGDMSIRDIKLRQPEGRDRQVLRDYIKVLNNRDSFMGYAFNLLDEYDYEDPWPNVYGGVLSTSVLDLLWRTSLIAAFFPGTPDGERMREGIIFYDMDRLDAPTLGAFI; via the coding sequence ATGCCTGAACCTTTGCCATTGGACCTTAGCGAGCTGGAAGGGCGCAAGTTCATCTGCCAGGACCCCTGCAAGCTGTGCTGCCTGTGCCAGCCGGAGTGCCTGCCGGAGGAGGTGGACTTCTTCAAGAAGAACCACCCCGACCACCTGGTGCTGAAGAAGGAGCCGCACCGGCATTACGCCCTGACATTGAAGAAGGGGCAGGGGTCCTGCGCTTTCCTGAACCAGGGTCTCTGCGAGGTCTACGCCCACCGCCCTCATTTCTGCAGGCAGTTTCCCTTTCACATCCATGTGGGATCGCGGGCCCAGGTGGAGCTGGACCTGAGCTGCCGCGGAGTCTGGCTGGACCAGGGGGAGGAGGCCATGAGCGAAGGCCTGCGCCTGGTGCAAACGAACGAGGAGAACATCAGGAGGACGCTCAAGGAGTCGGTGCCGGTGTACCGCGAGTTCAACCTGAACTGCCAGGACGCCGGTCTGGACGTGGATGTGCCCAAGGTGCGCTCCCAGATCTCTGCCCGCCTGGACCAGATGACCGACCTGCGGCTCATCGCCTCATTGCTAGAAGCGAGCGTGGAGGACGAGGAACTGAGCATCCCGGACCTCCTGGCCAAGCCCTCCCTCGAGGGGAGCACCATGGCCGAGCTGTCCCAGTCGGCCCTGGAGATGGTGACGGACTCGTTGGCGGCGGACGAGCTCTTCCAGGCCCCGATCTACTGCGCCCCGGACGGGGTCTGGAATATGTTCCGGGTGGCCGGGCAGAGGGTGGAGAGGCACGTGCTGGACGTCAGCGGAGACGTGCGCAAGGTCGGGGACATGTCCATCCGGGACATCAAGCTCCGCCAGCCCGAGGGCCGGGACCGCCAGGTGCTGCGCGATTACATCAAGGTGCTCAACAACCGGGACAGCTTCATGGGTTACGCCTTCAACCTCCTCGACGAGTACGATTACGAGGACCCCTGGCCGAACGTCTACGGCGGCGTGCTGTCGACGTCCGTCCTCGACCTGCTGTGGCGCACCTCGCTCATAGCCGCCTTCTTCCCCGGGACCCCGGACGGTGAGCGCATGAGAGAGGGCATAATATTCTACGACATGGACCGACTAGACGCTCCGACCCTGGGGGCCTTCATCTGA
- the pyrC gene encoding dihydroorotase, producing the protein MDVIEGKVLFQGRLQKACVGVEGGRIVSVKKVLHGEDHHKFGERLILPGAVDPHVHFREPGLTNKEDFSTGSLSALFGGVTCVLDMPNTLPPVIDQEALEEKRQHISGRSWVDYGLFAGISPKTKVSSLSSCQAYKIFLGSSTQSVLVQEEGDLEKALDIVGATGKVVSVHAEEDRMLTRMDERSLRDHEECRPRQAEMKAVERLLRYQDRARINVCHVSCPETLALLKGSRMTFEAAPHHMLLDSSMDLGAWGKVNPPLRRRADREAIFAAFCRGEVPMLATDHAPHAPEEKERGFGEAPSGVPGVETGLAMMLALVKRGHLSLDTLVQTACSNPAKTFGLNKGEIVEGRDADLIVIDPRDVTIIKGKELHSKCGWTPFEGREALFPQAVFLRGKLIMKDGSVTEDRLGREVPHA; encoded by the coding sequence ATGGACGTAATCGAGGGAAAAGTCCTCTTCCAGGGGAGGCTGCAGAAGGCCTGCGTGGGTGTCGAGGGCGGGCGCATCGTCAGCGTCAAGAAGGTGTTGCACGGGGAGGATCACCACAAGTTCGGGGAGAGGTTGATCCTCCCCGGGGCGGTGGACCCCCACGTGCACTTCCGAGAGCCCGGGCTCACCAACAAGGAGGATTTCTCCACCGGCTCGTTATCCGCTCTCTTCGGAGGGGTCACTTGCGTGTTGGACATGCCCAACACCTTGCCCCCGGTCATTGACCAGGAGGCGCTCGAGGAGAAGAGGCAGCACATATCCGGCCGTTCCTGGGTGGACTACGGGCTGTTCGCCGGCATCTCCCCCAAGACCAAGGTGTCGTCCCTTTCGTCCTGTCAGGCCTACAAGATCTTCCTGGGTTCGTCGACCCAGAGCGTACTGGTCCAGGAGGAGGGGGATTTGGAGAAGGCTTTGGACATTGTCGGCGCCACCGGCAAGGTGGTCAGCGTGCACGCCGAGGAGGACAGGATGCTGACCAGGATGGATGAGCGGTCGCTTCGGGACCACGAGGAATGCCGCCCCCGGCAGGCGGAGATGAAGGCGGTGGAACGCCTGCTCCGCTACCAGGACCGGGCCCGCATCAACGTGTGCCACGTCAGCTGCCCGGAGACCCTGGCGCTGCTGAAAGGGAGCCGCATGACCTTCGAGGCCGCCCCGCACCATATGCTCCTCGATTCCAGCATGGACCTGGGCGCCTGGGGCAAGGTCAACCCGCCGCTGAGGCGCCGGGCGGACCGCGAGGCCATATTCGCCGCCTTCTGTCGGGGAGAGGTGCCCATGCTGGCCACGGACCACGCTCCCCACGCCCCCGAGGAGAAAGAGCGGGGGTTCGGGGAGGCGCCCTCCGGGGTGCCGGGAGTGGAGACCGGACTGGCCATGATGCTGGCACTGGTGAAGAGAGGACATCTGTCGCTGGATACGCTGGTCCAGACGGCCTGCTCGAACCCGGCCAAGACCTTCGGACTCAACAAGGGGGAGATCGTAGAAGGGCGCGACGCCGACCTGATCGTGATCGACCCCCGCGACGTCACCATCATAAAGGGCAAGGAGCTGCACAGCAAATGCGGCTGGACGCCCTTCGAGGGCCGGGAGGCCCTGTTCCCCCAGGCCGTGTTCCTGCGGGGGAAACTGATCATGAAGGACGGCTCGGTCACCGAGGACCGTCTGGGGAGGGAAGTGCCTCATGCCTGA
- a CDS encoding TIGR00296 family protein yields the protein MKDQEGALAVKLARRGVDAETRDLDIDAFDVPDSFRLKSGAFVTLKTFPSEELRGCIGYPEPIFSLAETILRAAQGACHDPRFPALRPEELDQIVVEVSILTPPEEFKVEPRQDMPGRIVIGRDGLIVERGPYRGLLLPQVPVEWEWDATTFLEQACMKAGLTPDMWLDRRTRLQTFGAEIFHEGSPYGQILRELTQ from the coding sequence ATGAAGGACCAAGAGGGCGCCTTGGCGGTGAAATTGGCCCGCCGGGGGGTGGACGCCGAGACCAGGGACCTGGACATCGACGCATTCGACGTTCCGGACAGCTTCCGGCTGAAGAGCGGGGCCTTCGTCACGCTCAAGACCTTCCCCAGCGAGGAGCTGAGGGGCTGCATAGGATATCCGGAGCCGATATTCTCCCTGGCCGAGACGATATTGCGGGCGGCCCAGGGAGCCTGTCACGATCCGCGCTTCCCCGCGCTGAGGCCGGAGGAACTGGACCAGATCGTGGTGGAGGTCAGCATACTGACCCCTCCTGAGGAGTTCAAGGTGGAGCCCCGGCAGGACATGCCCGGGCGCATCGTCATCGGCCGGGACGGCCTGATCGTGGAGAGGGGGCCGTACCGGGGGCTGTTGCTCCCGCAGGTCCCGGTGGAATGGGAATGGGACGCCACCACCTTCCTGGAACAGGCCTGCATGAAAGCCGGGCTGACCCCGGACATGTGGCTGGACCGCCGAACCAGGTTGCAGACCTTCGGGGCGGAGATATTCCACGAGGGGTCGCCATACGGTCAAATACTCCGTGAACTTACCCAGTGA
- a CDS encoding ArsA family ATPase, which translates to MYTGKGGVGKTSVSAATALRCAKMGYRTIAVSTDAAHSLADSLDIPLSGEIKTIEKNLDAIEVDVIHEMETRWKEIGQYLSDFMVSQGLDPISAKEMTVWPGMELMSALFYIEEFKDSGRYDVVVMDTAPTAETLRLLSFPDTADWYFDKMYKIFKNTIKLARATVGKVISMPMPSNAFLNDLEHLKERLKTVRIILQDAEMTSVRLVVNPEKMVINETKRAYTYLSLYNLTVECLVINRLLPEEDRGHYPDAKYEEQAKYMDLIDESFSPLKMLRAYQSSTEVVGKKSLMVLADQLFGDTDPAQVYSTEKSMEIFTRDGVDMLALKLPFSSKGQVELYKSSDVLIVTVGWYKRSVALPYSLVQKEAHKAEFKDGRLLISFK; encoded by the coding sequence ATCTATACTGGCAAGGGCGGAGTTGGCAAGACTTCCGTCTCCGCGGCCACCGCCCTGCGCTGCGCCAAGATGGGCTATCGCACCATCGCCGTGAGCACCGACGCGGCGCATTCGCTCGCTGATTCTTTGGACATCCCCCTTTCCGGGGAGATCAAGACCATCGAGAAGAACCTGGACGCCATCGAGGTGGACGTCATCCACGAGATGGAGACCCGCTGGAAGGAGATCGGTCAGTACCTCTCGGACTTCATGGTGTCGCAGGGCCTGGACCCCATCTCGGCCAAGGAGATGACCGTGTGGCCGGGCATGGAGCTGATGTCCGCCCTGTTCTACATCGAGGAGTTCAAGGACAGTGGACGCTACGATGTGGTGGTCATGGATACGGCGCCGACAGCAGAGACGCTGCGCCTGCTCAGCTTCCCCGACACCGCCGACTGGTACTTCGACAAGATGTACAAGATCTTCAAGAACACCATCAAGCTGGCCCGGGCCACGGTGGGCAAGGTCATAAGCATGCCCATGCCCTCCAACGCCTTCCTCAACGACCTGGAGCACCTCAAGGAGAGACTGAAGACGGTGCGCATCATCCTGCAGGACGCGGAGATGACCTCCGTCCGGCTGGTGGTCAACCCGGAGAAGATGGTGATCAACGAGACGAAGCGCGCCTACACCTACCTCTCCCTGTACAACCTCACCGTGGAATGCCTGGTCATCAACCGGCTACTGCCCGAGGAGGACCGAGGTCATTACCCCGACGCCAAGTACGAGGAGCAGGCCAAGTACATGGACCTCATCGACGAGTCCTTCTCGCCCCTGAAGATGCTGAGGGCGTACCAGTCCTCCACCGAGGTCGTGGGAAAGAAGTCCCTGATGGTGCTCGCCGACCAGCTCTTCGGGGATACCGACCCGGCCCAGGTCTATTCAACGGAGAAGAGCATGGAGATATTCACCCGGGACGGCGTGGACATGCTGGCTCTGAAACTTCCCTTCTCCAGCAAGGGGCAGGTAGAATTATATAAATCGAGCGATGTATTAATTGTCACGGTCGGCTGGTACAAGCGTTCGGTCGCCTTGCCATACTCCCTGGTCCAGAAGGAGGCGCACAAGGCGGAGTTCAAGGATGGCCGGCTGCTCATCAGCTTCAAGTGA
- a CDS encoding 30S ribosomal protein S3ae: protein MAATKKASTKAASRKVKDRWKAKEWYKIYAPRMFNQAQLGETPSADATNLIGRTTEATVHDINGDFSKMHVKLKFKVQNVEGFDAHTVFVGQDLTSDYIRRLTRRKRTKTDHVIDVRTKDGYLIRVKPMSITEKRIQSSQETAVRALMDAEMAKMGEEKTISEIVKAIIDGEMAHRLGTVCKVIVPIKRVEIRKTEVLEMGSEPQDQPVFAPEPVAEPAAEEVPAEPVAEAAEPDQ from the coding sequence TTGGCTGCTACTAAAAAAGCGTCTACGAAGGCCGCCTCAAGGAAGGTCAAGGACCGGTGGAAGGCCAAGGAGTGGTATAAGATATACGCTCCGCGCATGTTCAACCAGGCCCAGCTGGGCGAAACCCCCAGCGCCGATGCCACTAACCTTATCGGCAGAACCACCGAGGCCACCGTACATGACATAAATGGCGACTTCTCGAAGATGCACGTTAAGCTCAAGTTCAAGGTCCAGAACGTCGAAGGCTTCGACGCCCACACTGTTTTCGTGGGGCAGGACCTGACCAGCGATTACATCCGCCGGCTGACCCGCAGGAAGCGGACCAAGACCGACCATGTCATCGACGTCCGCACCAAGGACGGATACCTCATCCGCGTGAAGCCCATGAGCATCACCGAGAAGCGCATCCAGTCCTCCCAGGAGACCGCTGTGCGTGCCTTGATGGATGCCGAGATGGCGAAGATGGGCGAGGAGAAGACCATCTCCGAGATCGTCAAGGCCATCATCGACGGCGAGATGGCCCACAGGCTGGGAACCGTCTGCAAGGTCATCGTCCCCATCAAGAGGGTCGAGATCCGCAAGACCGAAGTGCTGGAAATGGGCTCCGAGCCCCAGGACCAGCCGGTGTTCGCCCCCGAGCCCGTGGCCGAGCCCGCCGCCGAAGAGGTGCCTGCGGAACCCGTCGCGGAAGCGGCCGAGCCTGACCAGTAA
- the purF gene encoding amidophosphoribosyltransferase, with protein MEDDDRPKHFCGVVGMALEGDVVPHLKKALRVIQHRGQEAAGIAVFNGKSISYHRGMGLVHEVLSGRQYNALIGNAGIGHVRYSTTGSSCAENCQPIVVTTLAGDLALAHNGDLVNATAIRNRLQAEGWAFLTSTDSEIIVRMLATELSINPDPIRAIKTVMKSLEGSYSIALMLGGRVFGFRDPLGFRPLCVGKAPGGYALASESSIFEILNGEFIRDILPGEIVEITTTSITSTRTPSPMHTAHCMFEWVYFARPDAVIEGKEVYQVRMRIGHILAQEQPTEADVVVPVPDSGRAHGLGYAEASDIPYAEGFMKNRYIERTFIMPDQSLRDEGVLLKLNPIRSTMEGKRVVIVDDSIVRGTTMRKIVQMTRRAGAKEVHVRIGCPPVIAPCFYGIDMKTREQFAATNRNSQQIADLITADSVGYLSMDGLVKALEIPESELCMACLSGEYPTKIPGEKMRFQRTLEI; from the coding sequence TTGGAGGATGACGACCGGCCGAAGCATTTCTGTGGCGTGGTCGGCATGGCCTTGGAAGGCGATGTCGTTCCCCATCTCAAGAAAGCCTTGCGGGTCATCCAGCATCGCGGTCAGGAGGCCGCGGGCATAGCCGTCTTCAACGGCAAGTCCATCTCCTACCATCGCGGCATGGGCCTGGTGCACGAGGTCCTGTCCGGGCGGCAGTACAACGCGTTGATCGGGAACGCCGGTATCGGCCACGTCCGCTATTCCACCACCGGTTCGTCCTGCGCCGAGAACTGTCAGCCCATCGTCGTCACCACTTTGGCCGGGGACCTGGCCTTGGCGCACAACGGCGACCTGGTGAACGCCACCGCCATTCGCAACCGGTTGCAGGCGGAAGGTTGGGCCTTCCTGACATCCACCGACTCGGAGATCATCGTGCGCATGCTGGCGACAGAGCTTTCCATCAACCCTGACCCCATCAGGGCCATCAAGACGGTCATGAAGTCCCTGGAAGGCTCGTACTCCATCGCCCTGATGCTGGGAGGCCGGGTCTTCGGCTTCCGCGACCCGCTGGGCTTCCGCCCGCTGTGCGTGGGCAAGGCCCCCGGCGGCTACGCCCTGGCCTCTGAAAGTTCCATCTTCGAAATATTGAACGGGGAGTTCATACGGGACATACTTCCCGGGGAGATCGTGGAGATAACCACGACCTCCATCACCTCCACCCGCACCCCTTCCCCCATGCACACCGCCCACTGCATGTTCGAGTGGGTGTACTTCGCCCGCCCGGACGCGGTCATCGAGGGTAAGGAGGTCTATCAGGTGCGCATGAGGATAGGGCACATCCTGGCGCAGGAGCAGCCCACGGAGGCCGATGTGGTCGTCCCCGTCCCCGACTCCGGCAGGGCGCACGGCCTGGGGTACGCCGAGGCCTCCGACATTCCCTACGCCGAGGGGTTCATGAAGAACCGTTACATCGAGCGCACCTTCATCATGCCCGACCAGTCCCTCCGGGACGAGGGCGTGCTGCTCAAGCTTAACCCGATACGCTCCACCATGGAGGGGAAGAGGGTGGTCATCGTGGACGATTCCATCGTCCGCGGGACGACCATGAGGAAGATAGTACAGATGACCAGACGCGCCGGGGCCAAGGAGGTCCACGTGCGCATCGGTTGCCCGCCGGTCATCGCCCCCTGCTTCTACGGCATCGACATGAAGACCAGGGAGCAGTTCGCGGCTACCAACCGCAACAGCCAGCAGATAGCCGATCTTATTACAGCCGATTCCGTCGGCTACCTGAGCATGGACGGACTAGTGAAGGCCCTGGAGATCCCGGAGTCCGAGCTCTGTATGGCCTGCCTGAGCGGCGAGTACCCGACCAAGATACCTGGGGAGAAGATGCGCTTCCAGAGGACCCTCGAGATCTGA
- the hdrB gene encoding CoB--CoM heterodisulfide reductase subunit B produces MAADKFALFLGCVAPLRYPGIEKATREMFKALGYDLKEMTGAGCCPAPGVIRSFDQATWLALAARNLCIAEKQDCDILTICNGCFGSLYEANHMLKEDPELLKKVNAILAEVGMKYEGKVRVRHFADVLFNDVGIEKMKQKITNPLNYNVAVHYGCHFSRPTKIKHIDDPERPHILDDLVEWTGAKSLPYADKNMCCGAGGGVRSRDSKFALSFTETKLKNMKAVKAQFIIDVCPFCHLQFDRGQKDLPGYDIPVIHLAQLYGLAMGLPMSSLGLEAHEIKVNL; encoded by the coding sequence ATGGCCGCTGACAAGTTCGCCCTGTTCCTGGGGTGCGTGGCGCCCCTCAGATACCCCGGTATCGAGAAGGCCACCAGGGAAATGTTCAAGGCCCTGGGATACGACCTGAAAGAGATGACCGGCGCCGGCTGCTGCCCCGCCCCGGGCGTCATAAGATCATTCGACCAGGCCACCTGGTTAGCCCTGGCCGCCCGCAACCTATGCATCGCCGAGAAGCAGGACTGCGACATCCTGACCATCTGCAACGGCTGCTTCGGCTCGCTGTACGAGGCGAACCACATGCTCAAGGAGGACCCCGAGCTGCTGAAGAAGGTCAACGCCATCCTGGCCGAGGTCGGAATGAAGTACGAGGGAAAGGTGCGCGTGCGCCACTTCGCCGACGTATTGTTCAACGACGTCGGCATCGAGAAGATGAAGCAGAAGATCACCAACCCGCTGAACTACAACGTGGCCGTCCACTACGGATGTCACTTCTCCCGCCCCACCAAGATAAAGCACATAGACGACCCGGAGAGGCCGCACATATTGGACGACCTGGTAGAGTGGACCGGAGCGAAGAGCCTGCCCTACGCCGACAAGAACATGTGCTGCGGCGCCGGCGGCGGTGTGAGAAGCAGGGATAGCAAGTTCGCCCTGAGCTTCACCGAGACCAAGCTGAAGAACATGAAGGCGGTGAAGGCCCAGTTCATCATCGACGTCTGCCCCTTCTGCCACCTACAGTTCGACCGCGGTCAGAAGGACCTGCCCGGCTACGACATACCGGTCATCCACCTGGCGCAGCTATACGGCCTGGCCATGGGCCTGCCCATGTCCTCGCTCGGACTTGAGGCCCACGAGATCAAGGTCAACCTCTGA
- a CDS encoding 4Fe-4S dicluster domain-containing protein yields the protein MEQKCGNCTRCVEACPVSAFTGRNFMESEPRELRFDAAKCDSYYKHLKAQGKVEVCGMCLYACPYGKNRK from the coding sequence ATGGAGCAGAAGTGCGGCAATTGTACGAGATGCGTGGAAGCGTGCCCCGTGTCTGCGTTCACTGGGCGTAATTTTATGGAAAGCGAGCCTCGAGAGCTGAGGTTCGACGCAGCCAAATGCGATAGTTACTATAAGCATTTGAAAGCGCAGGGCAAAGTGGAAGTCTGCGGGATGTGCCTTTACGCATGTCCGTATGGAAAAAACAGGAAATGA
- a CDS encoding CBS domain-containing protein — MRGKEVRDILVREIMSNRPRTGRPDMTVKEAAKLMLREGVGSLVILEDGEPIGVLTERDLLYKVVAESRVPSRTKVEKVMSSPVITVSPGSSISEAAKRMSDLHMRRLPVVEDGKLVGMLTEKDILRLSPSLIELTREWSKLGQGMGKRPEGHGTVAGYCENCESYSIDLHLENGILLCPDCREE; from the coding sequence ATGAGGGGCAAAGAGGTAAGGGACATACTGGTTCGGGAAATCATGTCCAACCGGCCCCGTACGGGCCGGCCGGATATGACGGTGAAAGAGGCGGCCAAGCTCATGCTCCGGGAGGGCGTGGGCAGCCTGGTGATTCTAGAGGACGGGGAGCCGATAGGCGTACTGACCGAAAGGGACCTGCTCTATAAAGTGGTGGCGGAGAGCCGCGTGCCCTCGCGCACCAAGGTGGAGAAGGTAATGTCCTCGCCGGTCATCACCGTGTCGCCTGGTTCAAGCATATCCGAGGCGGCCAAGCGCATGTCGGACCTGCATATGCGGCGGCTGCCGGTGGTGGAGGACGGCAAGCTCGTAGGCATGCTGACGGAGAAGGACATATTGAGGCTGTCCCCCTCCCTGATCGAGCTGACCCGGGAATGGTCCAAGCTGGGACAGGGGATGGGCAAGCGCCCCGAAGGGCACGGCACCGTGGCCGGGTACTGCGAGAACTGCGAGTCCTACTCCATCGACCTGCATCTGGAGAATGGCATACTGCTGTGCCCGGACTGCCGGGAAGAGTGA
- a CDS encoding ABC transporter ATP-binding protein yields the protein MGDDVADTDKLKREHTITASDVIVRYDNILALDNFSVSIPRGIVGLLGPNGAGKSTFIKTVLGLVEPESGEIDIVGLDPKKDIMVIRDQVGYMPEHDCLIDTMSGLEMVTYFGRLSGMTKEDSIPRSHEVLDFVGLGEERYRPTASYSTGMKQRVKLAQAIVHDPDILFLDEPTNGMDPLGREEMLELISRIAASDKSILVSSHIMQDMEKVCQHIIIINGGRSVTQGTMASLLDQEKAKMKMTVRGSAKALQIFSERIRQEYEVTSISEEFGQMTIVLVRKGPSTAILDLARDHGVQVRSYVPDRLSLEDVFIRSMKEGV from the coding sequence GTGGGGGACGACGTGGCCGATACTGACAAGCTGAAAAGAGAGCACACCATCACAGCCTCGGACGTCATCGTCCGGTACGACAACATCCTCGCTCTCGACAATTTCAGCGTAAGCATACCCAGGGGGATCGTCGGCCTCTTAGGCCCGAACGGGGCTGGCAAGAGCACGTTCATCAAGACGGTCCTAGGTCTGGTCGAGCCAGAATCGGGCGAGATCGACATCGTTGGCCTGGACCCCAAGAAGGACATCATGGTCATAAGGGACCAGGTCGGCTATATGCCGGAGCACGACTGCCTCATCGACACGATGAGCGGCCTGGAGATGGTGACCTATTTCGGCAGGCTGAGCGGGATGACCAAGGAGGATTCCATCCCCCGCAGCCACGAGGTCCTCGACTTCGTCGGTCTGGGCGAGGAACGTTATCGGCCCACGGCCAGCTATTCCACCGGCATGAAGCAGCGGGTGAAGCTGGCCCAGGCCATCGTGCACGACCCCGACATACTGTTCCTGGACGAGCCGACCAACGGCATGGACCCGCTAGGCCGGGAAGAAATGCTCGAGCTGATCAGCCGGATCGCCGCCTCGGACAAGTCCATTCTCGTATCCTCCCACATCATGCAGGACATGGAGAAGGTCTGCCAGCACATCATCATCATAAACGGCGGCAGGTCTGTGACCCAGGGGACCATGGCCAGCCTCCTCGATCAGGAGAAGGCCAAAATGAAGATGACGGTCCGGGGGAGCGCCAAAGCGCTTCAGATATTCTCCGAACGGATACGCCAGGAATATGAGGTTACGTCCATCTCCGAGGAGTTCGGGCAGATGACCATCGTGCTGGTCAGGAAAGGACCGAGCACGGCGATCCTGGACCTGGCGAGAGATCACGGTGTGCAGGTTCGTTCCTACGTCCCTGACCGGCTATCGCTGGAGGACGTCTTCATACGGTCCATGAAGGAGGGGGTCTGA
- a CDS encoding small nuclear ribonucleoprotein (Enables 3` processing of polyadenylated mRNAs and tRNA precursors) produces the protein MQKPLNVLNQSINNQVMVTLKGNREYRGVLDGYDPHMNLVLKNAEELINNEVVRKLPLTIVRGDNVIYISP, from the coding sequence ATGCAAAAGCCTCTGAATGTCCTCAACCAATCGATCAACAACCAGGTGATGGTGACGTTGAAGGGCAACCGGGAGTACCGTGGGGTCCTGGACGGATACGACCCCCACATGAACCTGGTTCTGAAGAACGCAGAGGAGCTTATAAACAACGAGGTAGTCCGTAAGCTTCCGCTCACCATTGTCCGCGGGGACAATGTCATCTACATTTCACCCTGA
- the hdrC gene encoding CoB--CoM heterodisulfide reductase subunit C, translating to MSNAKIPDPAFAQSIIDAGGKTLDLCYQCGTCTGSCPSGRTTAFRTRQLIRKAQLGLKDDILPSEELWMCTTCYSCVERCPRDVDIVDIIILMRNMAVQKGYMAEDHKKVGRSLLKSGHTVPASDKMKALRVSMGLSADPPTTIGDAKAMADFHKIMEKTGFVKLIGGQ from the coding sequence ATGTCAAATGCAAAGATACCGGACCCGGCCTTCGCCCAGAGCATCATCGATGCTGGCGGCAAGACCTTGGACCTGTGCTACCAGTGCGGCACCTGCACTGGCAGCTGCCCCTCCGGACGCACCACCGCGTTCCGCACCAGGCAGCTGATCAGGAAAGCCCAGCTCGGACTGAAGGACGACATCCTGCCCTCCGAGGAACTGTGGATGTGCACCACCTGCTACTCCTGCGTGGAGAGATGCCCGAGGGACGTCGACATCGTGGACATCATCATCCTGATGAGGAACATGGCCGTACAGAAGGGATACATGGCCGAGGACCACAAGAAGGTCGGGCGCTCCCTGCTGAAGAGCGGTCACACCGTCCCTGCCTCCGACAAGATGAAGGCGCTGAGGGTAAGCATGGGCCTTTCCGCCGACCCGCCGACCACCATCGGAGACGCCAAGGCCATGGCCGACTTCCACAAGATCATGGAGAAGACCGGTTTCGTCAAGCTCATAGGAGGTCAGTAG
- a CDS encoding 50S ribosomal protein L37e, which yields MTKGTAAHGKMGDRKTHVPCRRCGKRAYNIRASYCASCGYGKTTTMRTYNWAKTH from the coding sequence ATGACAAAAGGAACGGCTGCACATGGTAAGATGGGAGACCGCAAGACCCACGTACCCTGCCGCAGGTGCGGGAAGAGGGCCTACAACATCCGCGCATCCTACTGCGCCTCTTGCGGTTACGGCAAGACCACCACCATGAGAACGTATAATTGGGCCAAGACTCATTAA
- a CDS encoding DUF749 family protein, with product MDKAHLVGVYTPEEMPEELEGFVRYQAAREGHQMRNGERIAVLNVVGTYSYIPVFLGDLCCYEDLESKLDQQEVQADPVSKVSLQRVLQELALVQTP from the coding sequence GTGGACAAAGCTCACCTGGTGGGGGTCTACACCCCCGAGGAGATGCCTGAGGAGCTGGAAGGCTTCGTCAGGTATCAGGCGGCGCGGGAAGGGCATCAGATGAGGAACGGGGAGAGGATCGCCGTGCTCAACGTCGTGGGCACCTACTCTTACATACCCGTCTTCCTGGGCGACCTGTGCTGCTACGAGGACCTGGAGTCCAAGCTGGACCAGCAAGAGGTCCAGGCGGACCCGGTGAGCAAGGTCTCCCTGCAGCGGGTGCTGCAGGAGCTAGCCCTAGTGCAAACCCCTTAA